Genomic segment of Prochlorococcus marinus str. GP2:
ATATTTTTTTGCATCTTTAAATTTATTAGGATCACAATTATATACTCCATCAACTTTCGTAGCCTTCATAACAACTTCAGCATTTATCTCCGCTGCCCTCAAAGCCGCTGTAGTGTCAGTTGTGAAAAATGGATTTCCGCATCCACCTCCAAAGACTACAACTCTACCTTTTTCAAGGTGTCTGATAGCTCTTCTTCTAATATATGGTTCTGCAATTTCCTGCATTTCTATTGCAGTTTGAACTCTGGTTTCAACTCCTACTCTTTCTAAACCATCTTGAAGTGAAATAGCATTCATTACTGTTGCTAGCATTCCAACATAATCAGCAGTCGCTCTATCCATGCCAGCTGCAGACCCTTTAAGCCCCCTAAAAATATTCCCACCACCAACAACTATTGCAAGTTGTACATTATTTTCTAATACTTTTGAAACATCCTCTGCGATTGACTGAACTATAGCAGGATCAATACCATAAGGTTTTTCACCCATTAGTGCTTCACCACTAAGTTTTAAGAGAACTCTTTTGTAAGTCATTCAATAATTGTACTTTTAAGACCTTAGCAAGTAAATGTACCAAATTTATTTTTTATTCAGATATTGCTTGCGTCTTTAAACATTTTAAATCACTCTATATAAGAGTAATAATAATTTGCTACAACTAAAACTCAACACACTTTTGTGCTTTTATTCCTTGCTCTTTAAATGGATGTCTTATTAGTTTCATTTCTGTAACTAAATCAGCGTAATTGATAATTGAATCTGATGCTCCCCTTCCAGTTAAAACAATATGATTTTTTCTATTATTTAAACTTTTAAAAAAAGTGATTATATCTTCGGGTTTAAGATAACCAAGTTTTGTAGCAATATTAATTTCATCAAGAATGATAAGTTTATATGATTCGTCCTGGATGTATTTTTTGGCTAGTTGCCATGCCTCCTGAACTAATTGTTCATCTCTAATTCTGTCTTGTGTTTCCCAAGTAAATCCCTCTCCTAATGAATGCCAAGATATTTTTGAAGACAAATTTTTAATTGCTTTTTCTTCTCCAGTGGTCCAGCCTCCTTTGATAAATTGAATTATTGCTACTTTATGGCCATGACCTATCGTCCTTAAAGCCATACCTAAAGATGCAGTTGTCTTCCCCTTACCATTTCCTGTAAAAACA
This window contains:
- the pyrH gene encoding UMP kinase → MTYKRVLLKLSGEALMGEKPYGIDPAIVQSIAEDVSKVLENNVQLAIVVGGGNIFRGLKGSAAGMDRATADYVGMLATVMNAISLQDGLERVGVETRVQTAIEMQEIAEPYIRRRAIRHLEKGRVVVFGGGCGNPFFTTDTTAALRAAEINAEVVMKATKVDGVYNCDPNKFKDAKKYSSLSYQQVLSDEIAVMDSTAIALCKDNNIPIMVFDIFKKGNISKAVAGDPIGSLIS
- the cobO gene encoding cob(I)yrinic acid a,c-diamide adenosyltransferase, yielding MQEKPSSSEKIFNLDNQANKLGMGGKLSPDSDESSYKKRMQQRKDIQAERLQIRKTKKGLLIVFTGNGKGKTTASLGMALRTIGHGHKVAIIQFIKGGWTTGEEKAIKNLSSKISWHSLGEGFTWETQDRIRDEQLVQEAWQLAKKYIQDESYKLIILDEINIATKLGYLKPEDIITFFKSLNNRKNHIVLTGRGASDSIINYADLVTEMKLIRHPFKEQGIKAQKCVEF